A genomic stretch from Anaerolinea thermophila UNI-1 includes:
- the minE gene encoding cell division topological specificity factor MinE gives MAGWLDWLMGQRNKSADQAKERLKLVLINDRTDLSPAQMEQLKNDLLAVIERYIAIDPARVHITMSQEGREHRLLADIPLKPATRKR, from the coding sequence ATGGCAGGGTGGCTGGACTGGCTTATGGGGCAACGAAACAAAAGCGCCGATCAGGCTAAAGAGCGTCTCAAACTGGTCTTAATCAATGACCGCACCGATTTGTCTCCGGCACAGATGGAACAACTTAAGAATGATTTATTGGCGGTGATTGAACGCTATATTGCCATTGATCCAGCCCGGGTGCATATCACCATGTCTCAGGAAGGACGCGAACATCGCCTCCTCGCGGATATTCCCCTCAAGCCTGCCACCCGCAAGCGCTAG